The genomic window CTGTCGTACAACCCCAGCCCTCCGGCGGCGCTTTTGCTTGCTGCGACGGCGAGCCGCTGGGCCATGGCGGTGGCGGTCGTGGCTTTTCCGGCCGCCCGTGCCGAAGGGCTCGCTGCCTGGATCAAAAGAGAAGCCCGATGGGTGCATGCGGGGGCTGCCTCACTGGTGGCGGCCGGGGCCGCCGCGGCGCTGGCGGGAACGTTCGGGCTTGTCAGCCTGGCGGCAGCCGGGCTGGTTGGCATGGCGTTCGGGTGGTGGGCCTGCCGCCTGCTCGGCGGGCTGACCGGCGATCAATACGGAGCCGTTCAGGTGCTGGCGGAGACCTCCACTTTGCTGCTGCTGGCGTCCCGGGGCCGGTGACAGGCCGTGGCTCAACCGTGGCTGGCCGCTGCCGGACTGTTGCTGGCCGCAGCCCTCGACGGCCGCTTCGGCGAGCTGCCGTCCCGATGGCACCCGGTGCGCTGGATGGGGCTTTGCTTCAGTTACCTGGAACGTCACGCTCCCCGCCGTTCGCGGGCCGCGTTTTTGTACGGAGCCGCAATTGAACTGGCCTTCCTGGGGCTGCTTGCGGCGCTGCTGCATGGGTGGGAGCGGTGGCTGGTGCAACACCTTCCCGGGTGGCTGGCGGTGGCCGCCTATGCCGTCACCATCAAGCCCGCCTTTGCCGTCCGGGCGCTGGTCGAGGCCGGCCGGCAGGTCGAGCGGGCGCTGCAGAGGCGTGAGCTGGACTCGGCCCGCCGGCGGTTGGCCTGGCATCTGGTCAGCCGCGACACGGCGAGCCTTTCGCCGGGGCAGGTGGCCGGCGCCGCCATCGAGTCGCTGGCCGAAAATACCAACGACAGCATCGTAGCCCCCATCTTCTACGGGGCCATCGGAGGCCTGGCGGGGGCCTGGTGCTACCG from Bacillota bacterium includes these protein-coding regions:
- the cbiB gene encoding adenosylcobinamide-phosphate synthase CbiB, translating into MAQPWLAAAGLLLAAALDGRFGELPSRWHPVRWMGLCFSYLERHAPRRSRAAFLYGAAIELAFLGLLAALLHGWERWLVQHLPGWLAVAAYAVTIKPAFAVRALVEAGRQVERALQRRELDSARRRLAWHLVSRDTASLSPGQVAGAAIESLAENTNDSIVAPIFYGAIGGLAGAWCYRLVNTLDAMWGYRGPYEYLGKGPARLDDAANWIPARLTALLLLAAGRLRGEDVGRGWRLWRRDAGLTPSPNAGHPMAAAAGLLGVRLEKVGFYTLHREARDPGPHDIARAGRLVETAGWLAVVCAVLVALAMSFIRPAGLMANG